A genomic segment from Glycine max cultivar Williams 82 chromosome 1, Glycine_max_v4.0, whole genome shotgun sequence encodes:
- the LOC102665499 gene encoding uncharacterized protein, with product MLTRKHKYIHQENTAVEGSCSVVIQKILPPKHNDPGSVTIPCSIGEVNVGKALIDLGANINLMPLSMCRRLGELEIMPTRMTLQLADRSITRPYGVIEDVLVRVNHFIFPA from the coding sequence ATGTTGACAAGGAAGCACAAGTACATTCATCAGGAAAACACCGCAGTGGAAGGAAGTTGTAGTGTTGTGATCCAAAAGATTCTTCCACCTAAGCATAATGACCCTGGtagtgtaactattccttgttcaataggagaagtcaatgtgggTAAGGCTCTGATTGATCTAGGAGCCAACattaatttgatgccactctccatgtgtagAAGATTAGGAGAGTTGGAGATTATGCCCACTCGAATGACTCTACAATTAGCTGACCGATCCATTACCAGGCcctatggagtaattgaagatgtattGGTCAGGGTAAATCATTTTATCTTCCCAGCATAA